The genomic segment TTTTGAAGCCCATGGTGCTGCAGGATATTGCAGACGACGTAAAGCGCGATGTGAGTACCGTGAATCGAGTGACTAACGGAAAGTTTGTGGATACCCCTTACGGTGTTTATGAACTGAAGCGTTTCTTTACTTCGGGTATCAAGCAGAAGCCCTCTGCAGGGAGTGCCGAATCCAGTTCCGGAGCAGAAGAGGAAATTCTCGGTTCTGCCCAGGTTCTTGACGCCATGAAGAAGATGATCGATGAGGAAGACAAGCGAAAGCCTCTTTCTGACCAGGCTATCTCCGACAAACTTGCGGAAATGGGAATGAAGGTGGCTCGCCGTACCGTTGCGAAGTACCGTGAAAATTCCCTGAAGATTCTTACGGCAAGTCAGCGCAAGATCTTAAAGTAAATTCAATGGGCCTGCACCCCCATTATTCCAAGTTGGAACATTTCTTTTATACAAAAATGACGGCTCCTATTGGTTTTCTGAAGTAAAAAGATGTATATACCTAAACGTGAGGCGCTTCGCCTCGCAGATATTCACTTTTTTCTACGGAGGTTTTTACTATGGATATTCAGTTTTCTGCTCGCCACTTTAACGCATCTGCAGGTCTCCAGGATCGTATTCAGGAAGAAATGGACAAGTTAGCTCGCTTCTACCCGAATATCACAAGCGCCTCCGTCGTCCTTGATCACGAAGTTGAAAATCGCCGTCATTGCGAAATCACCGTGAACATTGTTGGCTCCCAGGTTGTAGCCTCTGCCGACGAAGAAAATATGGGCAAGGCCGTGGATGTAACCCTCGAACGTGTCAAGGTCCAGCTGAAGAAGGCGAACGACAAGCAGAATGACCATCGTGCTCAGCCTATGTCTGACGTCGTCTAATTACAGCCGCGCTAAAATTGTATAATTTTAGTCTATGGCTGAATCAAGACTGAAAGATATCAAGATCCTGCATCGGGAACGCTTCCTGGTGCGGGACTTTTTTTGTCGGTACGGCAAGGACCTGCAGATGGCCTGCCACACTGCCGAAAGTTTTATGGACGCTCCCATTGCGGAAAGTGGTATTCACAGACCCGGCCTCGCCATGGCAGGCTACACGGCGGTTTATAGTTCCCAGCAGATTCAGGTCGTTGGACATACTGAATGGAACTATCTGGAATCAATCGGTTCTGAAGGTCGTGCCAAGGTTTTTGAAGGCCTGAAGGATTTCAAGGCTCCCATGTGGGTGGTGACGCATGCCCAGATGCCTCATCCGGAACTGAAGGCCATGTGTGAACGCCTGGGAATACCTCTGTTCTCTACGACGCTCCATTCCTACGAATTCATCAAGCTGTCTCAGCGTATTCTTGAAGAATTTTTTGCACCTCACGCCGTGATTCACGGAAGCCTTGTGGACGTGTACGGTATCGGTATGCTGTTCGTGGGGGACAGTAACGTAGGTAAGTCTGAATGCGTGCTGGACCTGGTAGAAAGCGGTCACCGCATGGTTGCCGATGACGTAGTCCATATCAGTCATGTGGGCCGTTCCATTATCGGCCGACCGGATCCCCTGATCAAGCATCATATGGAAATCCGCGGTGTTGGCATTCTGG from the Fibrobacter sp. UWH6 genome contains:
- the hprK gene encoding HPr(Ser) kinase/phosphatase, whose product is MAESRLKDIKILHRERFLVRDFFCRYGKDLQMACHTAESFMDAPIAESGIHRPGLAMAGYTAVYSSQQIQVVGHTEWNYLESIGSEGRAKVFEGLKDFKAPMWVVTHAQMPHPELKAMCERLGIPLFSTTLHSYEFIKLSQRILEEFFAPHAVIHGSLVDVYGIGMLFVGDSNVGKSECVLDLVESGHRMVADDVVHISHVGRSIIGRPDPLIKHHMEIRGVGILDIKSMFGIHAIRKTKKIETIVELQQWRQEGGYDRTGLNEQQETIMGVNIPKIVIPVAPGKNLTVISEVIAMNTLMKMNGHNVAEDFNEALMQKIKAKAKGEYVEDLLDFDPENWSYYE
- the hpf gene encoding ribosome hibernation-promoting factor, HPF/YfiA family, with the translated sequence MDIQFSARHFNASAGLQDRIQEEMDKLARFYPNITSASVVLDHEVENRRHCEITVNIVGSQVVASADEENMGKAVDVTLERVKVQLKKANDKQNDHRAQPMSDVV